In the Thermodesulfobacteriota bacterium genome, CCGACCTTCCTCGTTTACCTCCTCGCCACCCCCTTGCCGTCTTCTCCCATGCCGTGGACTACTCCGGGCGGAGCTTCCCTCCGGCCTCGTCGAATATGGGGTAGTCCTTCATCCCGAGTTTCTGGAGCCTGAACTTGCACGCGGTGGCAAGGACCCCGATGCCGTATACCACGCTCCTCGAGAAGTTTATGGACGACGCCTCATCGAAGTACTTCGTGGGGCAGCTTATCTCCCCGATGCGGAAGCCGAAGTATACGGCCTGGGCGAGCATCTCGTTATCGAAGACGAAGTCGTCGGAGTTTTCGAGGAGCGGAAGCTTTTCCAGCACCTCCCTGGAAAAGGCCCTGTAGCCGGTATGGTACTCGGAGAGTTTCTGCCGGAGGAGTATGTTCTCGACGAGCGTAAGGAACCTGTTGGCGATATACTTATACGGCGGCATGCCGCCCTTTATCGCGCCGGGGCCCAGGATCCTGGAGCCCAGTACCACGTCGAACTCGCCGGAGGCTATCATCGACGCCATGGCCGTTATGAGCTTCGGGGTGTACTGGTAGTCCGGGTGGAGCATGACCACTATGTCCGCCCCGAGTTTTAAAGCCTCGGCGTAGCAGCTCTTCTGGTTGGCGCCGTAGCCGAGGTTCTCCTCGTGGACGAGTATGTTCTTTATGCCGAGTCCCCTGCCCACCTCGACCGTCCCGTCGTCGCTGCAGTCGTCTACCAGAACGACCTCGTCGACGATATCATGCGGGATGTCGTTATACGTCATCTCCAGGGTCTTCTCGGCGTGGTATGCGGGGAGGACTACGACTATCTTTTTACCGTGCAGCAATCTATAAGTTCCCTATTGCGGAATGCCCGCGGTTTGGATTATATTTAAAGGATTATGGCAAATAGGGATATATCTGTCAAACTCGCCGCCGCCGCTTTCATCGTAGCCGCCGTAACATTCCTCGTCTATCTCCCCGCGCTCTATAACGGCTTCGTAAGCTGGGACGACCAGCTATACGTCTACGAGAACCCGAATATCCGCTCGCTCGACGCGGAGTTCTTCGGCTGGCTCCCGACGGCCGTGGTCTCCAACAACTGGCACCCACTTACCGTCCTCTCCCACGCCGTGGACTACGCGCTCTGGGGACCGGACCCCATGGGGCATCACCTGACGAGTATCGTCCTGCATACGCTCAACGTTTTTCTGGTCTTTATCCTGGCAGTCCGGCTCGTGGGAGACGCGCTCCCCGCAAGGGCCCTTGC is a window encoding:
- a CDS encoding glycosyltransferase family 2 protein, which codes for MLHGKKIVVVLPAYHAEKTLEMTYNDIPHDIVDEVVLVDDCSDDGTVEVGRGLGIKNILVHEENLGYGANQKSCYAEALKLGADIVVMLHPDYQYTPKLITAMASMIASGEFDVVLGSRILGPGAIKGGMPPYKYIANRFLTLVENILLRQKLSEYHTGYRAFSREVLEKLPLLENSDDFVFDNEMLAQAVYFGFRIGEISCPTKYFDEASSINFSRSVVYGIGVLATACKFRLQKLGMKDYPIFDEAGGKLRPE